From Periophthalmus magnuspinnatus isolate fPerMag1 chromosome 1, fPerMag1.2.pri, whole genome shotgun sequence:
TTTTTTAGACTATGTTTGAAGTAATGAGAAAGAAGAAGCTTAGAGTGTGGGATCAAAGGTCAAAAACTTTGTGGCCAAACGTGCAAAATGTCAGAGATTCAATAGAAAACAATGTAATGTTATGTCAGaatgctatttttgtttttgaacctTAGGCTAACTGGAAACAACATGCCAAGCTCTACTTATGGAAGCTACAATAATATCTTTCACTATTAGAAAACTTATCAAGGATATATTTTCatccttgttttgttttcagaaaaaaagatGATCGCTTGGACTGGATGTACCAAGGCCCAGCTGGTCAGGTATCCAGAGATGAATACCTCCTGGGTCGTCCTATTGACAAACAGATCACTGACCAGTACGCTGATCCTGAGAGTGGCCCATCTGCAGAAACTGGACTCCTGCCCGGATCCATCTTCAACCCAAACACTGCAGCATCCGGACTCGACATGGCTGCCAAAATTAGAGAGGACCCCCTGTTTGAAATTAGGTCAGAAAGATCATAGTATAGAAAGGATAGATAACAACATCTATTGTTTCTTTAATgtagtaaaatgtgtttgatataggaaaagagaagaggcaaaGAAGAGAGAAGTCCTGACTAATCCAGTAAAGATGAAGAAAATCAAAGAAATGGTATGTATTGTAATTATAAAGTAATGTATACACTTAAGatcattattcatgttttgaacaACAGATGTATTAAAACTTGTGTAGAAATCAGATAAGGCACACATCGTTTAAAACTAATCTTGTAAAGAATACATAAAGAGTATAGTCTATTCCACTTTCACACACCTTGGtaaaatattgtttgttttgcagcttCGTCAGAATCTGGAcaaagacaagaagaagaaaagaaagaaggaaaagaaagagaaaaaagacaaagacagaaaaaaggAGAAGAAACATAAGAGACGAAGCTCCAGTTCAAGCTCAGACGAGGAAGATGACAGAAAACACAAGTAATGGAATTTATCACGGCTTCTTATTCTGCTGTGGCTAATATAACTTTACTTTGTATAATACCAAGgagataattttatttattatatattttcttcttaTAGATCCCATTCACACCATGAATCTTCTGACAAAAAGTCAAATGGTCACCATTTACCAGGCTATGGCTTACAGGTGAGTTTGTGCTGCAAAccagaaaaacacaataaatgttATAATTGGAAAATAATTATTCTTGTGGCTGGGGCATGTAAATTTAGCTTGTTGAAAATTATTTGACAAAAAagtttttcaaataaaagatgatataatataatttttgatgTTGTAGATGATTTGAATCTATCTCCCCATCAACAGCAAACCATTATATTTTTTCCCCTCAGCTTCCAGCAGGCAAAAGTCATCATATCTCGGCTTCCTCCGATAATCATTATTCTTCACGGCGAGAGAGAAGTCGCTCCCGATCCCCCCAAAGAAACCACAGGGATCACCATTCCTCCGCAAACAGAAATGACCGACGAGACAAGCCAAGAGCCCCCACTCCACCGAAAGAGCGCTACCATAGACACAACCACCATGTCTCCAAGTAAGTAGCATAAAACATAGCAACCAATATTTAGAGCATGAACTGAACTAATTACGTCTGCAAGTTTAATTACATTTGAATCACCACTTGAAAATTTGTACTAGACCTACTTTTTATTGTTCATCTatataaaactattaaatataataaacacaaTATTGTTAACGTAtgaacaatacaggattacagACAATATTTGGTTAAGTACTTCTGAAAGTATCCCaaaattttatataaatattttatcatAACCATATTTATAATCTTTAGTCTATCCTTAAAACATCAATGGTAACCGTGTGGCCATCTGAGTACAATCATTTTTCatcaatacatttcattttatgCAGGAAGCTGTCTGCAGATGAGTTGGAGTGTAAAAGACGAGAGATGATAGACCAGGccaaagaaagagaagaagaccgagaaaataatgtaaaaagatacaaaaaacaagatgagaaggagaaacagtGGGAACGAAACACCAAGTGTGAAGAACATGCTGGCTTCATTCAGTAAGTTCCTTTTATTTTGAGctgattgtattattttttcacagCTTAAATAACTTGCCTTCTAATTATTTTCCAGCAACATGAAACTGGAAAGTGCGGCTTCCTCCTCGCTGGAAGACCGAGTGAAGAGGAACATCCACTCAATTCAAAGGACCGCAACCTCTCAAGACCATTTCATgaggagataaaaaaaaaaaaaaaaaaaaacagacattgAGTTAACATTCAATCTACCCATATGTTATCACTACAGGGATGGATGGTTATCATGGATTggctttatttttaaaagtacattattTTATTGGACAACTGTTTCTTGTACAGATCcttcatttaacattttagtaGTAATTCATCTCGAATCCACTGTAACTTTGCATAGAGTATTGTTGGTTGTTTTATAATACACACACATTGACCTATATTTTTGATGTTGGAATATTGATTGACTATTGAAAATTATCCTGGCAATTAAATAATAGTCCAATCATTATTGTGTCTCGTTGAGAAGTGACATTTCCCAGCTTCCATAATCGAGAGGTAGGAAATTACATAAACAAAAAGCTAAACAAATCACTTTAGTTACAATGCAAATACTACTTCATAGGTGTAATAGCTACAAAACTGTGCCCTTACCAAATCCAATTACGAATAAATAATATGATGAAAACTCTTGAAATAATTGAAtctgaataaatgaaatatttaaatctaTGAAGAACAAATGATTTTACCGGTATAAAAAGTTGTTCTCGGTTTCATTTTAGCACGCGGCAACCAAACTACCAACACACATCCTTTCCTCTAATCACATCTTGAGTTTCTGTGAAATGTCCaatcagctttgagcaaaataGTGACGTATAACATTATGCTAGTTTGACTTCCGTATTTCTAAATCGTGTAGTCACTCTCCAATGCTAGCAGCAGCTTTTCATTTAAGATCTTAAAATAAACAGGATTTTAGATATAgggaacacaacacacaactgcCAAAATGGTAAGAATCCTTTTTGATGTTTAATTTTATTGGATTTAACATAAAGAACATTAACAGTTTAGATAAGCTATACGTGCTAATAATGCTAGCAACCGAGCATTAGCGAGCTGTTCATTATACTCCCAGTTCAGTTGTTGTATATCTATTTATCTTGAATTCGTCTTTattaattacatgaaaaaacatgtttagtttGATCTAGAGGATGATTCAAAGAAGCAAGTGCAAAATTGTTTATCTTATTACAGTTGGATGTTATGCTTTCCATTGGCTAGTTGGCTACTTCACTGCATGACACAAGCTGTATTTTATAAACAGTAATCACAATAAGTGATTCCTGTTATGCTAGATTACAATACATCtttatactacacaaaatgtaaaaggttaTTAGGAGAAGTGACCTAAAGCTAAACGTTCCATAATGTTACTAACCTGATTTTTGTATCTAACATAATTACAACCTAAGATCAGGTTTAGTGTGGAAAAAATATATCGTGACCACCCAAATTAATAAGATGCCATTGCACAGAGCTTGTCACTAGCAATTTGCCTGATGttaatgatatttttttctttttcacagtCTATTATGTCATATAATGGGGGGGCTGTGATGGCCATGAGAGGAAAGAATTGTGTGGCCATTGCAGCGGACCGAAGGTTTGGGATCCAGGCGCAGATGGTCACTACAGACTTCCAGAAAGTGTTTCCAATGGGAGAGAGACTGTTTATCGGGCTGGCTGGACTGGCTACTGATGTACAGACAGTGTAAGTAATGAGACTAATACCCCCAATGTTGTATCATCTAATGTAACGCTACTTGTACATGCTAGAAGACAACAGAGACCTTCTTCCTTCTCCCCATAATTCTGACATATAAATGCAGCAGGTGAATGGGTTTCCGCACAAAAGTGGCTCAATCATCAGTTCAGATCTCTTCTGTTTTCTTTACAATGGttcatttaaaatggaaaaatgcaAGAAAATGGATCTCTTGTTACTGCACAACATCAAgcaaaaatgcataaaat
This genomic window contains:
- the cwc25 gene encoding pre-mRNA-splicing factor CWC25 homolog — its product is MGGGDLNLKKSWHPQTMKNIERVWKAEQKHEAERKKIEELQKELKEERAREEMTRYAEEKGAIKKKDDRLDWMYQGPAGQVSRDEYLLGRPIDKQITDQYADPESGPSAETGLLPGSIFNPNTAASGLDMAAKIREDPLFEIRKREEAKKREVLTNPVKMKKIKEMLRQNLDKDKKKKRKKEKKEKKDKDRKKEKKHKRRSSSSSSDEEDDRKHKSHSHHESSDKKSNGHHLPGYGLQLPAGKSHHISASSDNHYSSRRERSRSRSPQRNHRDHHSSANRNDRRDKPRAPTPPKERYHRHNHHVSKKLSADELECKRREMIDQAKEREEDRENNVKRYKKQDEKEKQWERNTKCEEHAGFIHNMKLESAASSSLEDRVKRNIHSIQRTATSQDHFMRR